A genomic segment from Myxosarcina sp. GI1 encodes:
- the glgP gene encoding alpha-glucan family phosphorylase has translation MNSIFKDPVCGMTVQGERALSAFYQERQIHFCSEFCRYKFFEHPEKYATALVANGYDEAKENRQIAYFSMEVAVGSAIPNYSGGLGVLAGDTLKSCADLRVPIVGVSLLYHQGYFEQVLDEWGNQQEKPVQWEPERFLRPLTESIEVTIEQRLVRVRAWQYDIIGLSGYTVPLILLDAGVEENTDYDRTLTDFLYGGDERYRFAQETLLGIGGVRMLNALGYRGIERFHLNEGHASLLVLELLNRQHQERAAEWDFNSIRSQCVFTTHTPVPAGHDRFGYELVQSVGEEVIPLDVLQMLAGSDRLNMTVLGLNLSHYVNGVAKRHEEVSQKMFPAQSIHHITNGVHSWTWTCDSFRTLYDRYIPGWSKDPAMLRHAIDIPQNEIWQAHLAAKTQLLELIKVRTNVSLATDILTIGFARRATAYKRIDLVFSDLDRLREIVSKVGQLQFVFAGKAHPQDHPGKESIRRIFEVARQLQGEISVVFLPNYDLDLARTIVSGVDLWLNTPQRPLEASGTSGMKAAHNGVPSFSVLDGWWVEGCIEGVTGWSIGSRESETSSSEFLNQEDGEDLYHKLQNQIVPMYYRDREGWIELMRQSIALNASFFNTHRMVQQYVTNAYLSRS, from the coding sequence ATGAATAGCATTTTTAAAGATCCAGTTTGTGGAATGACCGTTCAAGGAGAAAGGGCACTAAGTGCTTTCTATCAGGAGCGGCAAATCCACTTCTGCTCGGAATTCTGTCGCTACAAGTTCTTTGAGCATCCAGAGAAATACGCCACGGCACTGGTTGCTAATGGCTACGATGAAGCAAAAGAGAATCGGCAAATTGCTTATTTTTCAATGGAGGTGGCAGTTGGTTCTGCTATCCCCAATTATAGTGGCGGTTTAGGCGTTCTGGCTGGGGATACCTTAAAGTCCTGTGCCGATTTGCGAGTCCCCATTGTCGGGGTGAGTTTACTCTATCACCAAGGCTATTTCGAGCAGGTACTAGATGAGTGGGGAAATCAGCAGGAAAAGCCCGTACAATGGGAACCAGAGCGGTTTTTGCGCCCTTTGACTGAAAGCATCGAGGTCACAATCGAGCAGCGACTGGTTCGAGTTCGAGCTTGGCAATACGATATCATCGGACTCAGTGGTTATACCGTTCCCCTGATTTTGTTAGACGCTGGGGTGGAAGAAAACACAGATTACGACCGCACTCTGACTGACTTCCTTTACGGTGGAGATGAAAGATATCGATTTGCCCAGGAAACCTTGCTCGGCATCGGTGGAGTGAGAATGCTGAATGCCCTCGGCTATCGCGGTATCGAGCGATTTCATCTGAATGAAGGTCATGCCAGTTTGCTAGTTTTGGAACTCTTAAACAGACAGCATCAGGAACGAGCGGCAGAATGGGACTTTAACAGCATCAGAAGTCAGTGCGTCTTTACCACTCATACCCCCGTCCCCGCAGGACACGATCGATTTGGGTACGAGCTAGTGCAGTCTGTTGGAGAAGAAGTTATCCCTTTAGATGTCCTGCAAATGCTGGCTGGGAGCGATCGCTTAAACATGACAGTGCTGGGACTCAACCTGAGTCACTATGTCAATGGGGTAGCTAAGCGACACGAAGAAGTCTCCCAAAAAATGTTTCCGGCTCAATCGATTCACCACATCACCAACGGCGTCCATTCATGGACTTGGACTTGCGATAGTTTCAGAACTCTTTACGATCGCTATATTCCTGGCTGGAGCAAAGATCCTGCGATGCTCAGGCACGCAATCGATATTCCCCAAAATGAAATTTGGCAGGCTCATCTTGCTGCTAAAACTCAGCTGCTCGAATTGATTAAGGTGCGAACTAACGTCTCCCTGGCAACGGATATTTTGACAATTGGATTTGCTCGCAGGGCTACTGCTTACAAACGAATAGATTTGGTATTCTCAGATCTCGATCGTCTTCGGGAGATTGTCAGCAAAGTAGGTCAACTACAATTTGTGTTTGCGGGGAAGGCACATCCCCAAGACCATCCTGGCAAAGAATCGATCCGACGAATTTTTGAGGTTGCCCGTCAGTTACAGGGTGAAATTTCAGTAGTTTTTCTGCCGAACTACGATCTCGATCTCGCCAGGACAATCGTATCGGGAGTTGACCTCTGGCTTAACACGCCCCAGCGACCCTTAGAAGCCTCTGGCACCTCTGGCATGAAAGCAGCGCACAACGGAGTTCCCAGTTTTAGCGTGTTGGATGGCTGGTGGGTTGAGGGTTGTATCGAAGGGGTTACTGGTTGGTCGATCGGTTCGAGGGAGTCAGAAACCTCTAGTTCGGAATTTCTCAACCAAGAGGATGGGGAGGACTTATACCATAAGCTACAGAATCAGATCGTACCCATGTATTATCGCGATCGCGAAGGATGGATCGAGCTGATGCGACAGTCTATTGCCCTGAACGCCTCCTTTTTCAACACCCATCGCATGGTGCAGCAGTATGTTACCAATGCCTATCTATCGCGATCTTGA
- a CDS encoding saccharopine dehydrogenase NADP-binding domain-containing protein, which translates to MINGRILVVGGYGSVGRVIATTLGKRFPSRVVAAGRNYHKAKQLSSETQRQVLPLALDIYKVRESELRDVAVVVTCIDQGDTQFVEQCLRRGIHYVDISASYKFLSKIEALDSEARKHGYTIVLSVGLAPGLTNLLVS; encoded by the coding sequence ATGATAAATGGCAGAATTTTAGTAGTAGGAGGATACGGTAGCGTTGGTCGAGTTATTGCTACTACCTTGGGCAAACGGTTTCCCAGTCGAGTTGTAGCTGCTGGGAGAAATTATCACAAAGCAAAACAATTGTCGTCAGAAACTCAGCGACAAGTACTGCCCTTGGCATTGGATATTTATAAGGTACGGGAAAGCGAGCTGAGGGATGTAGCTGTGGTAGTGACTTGTATAGACCAAGGGGATACTCAGTTCGTGGAGCAATGCTTACGCCGAGGAATTCACTATGTAGATATTTCAGCCAGTTATAAATTTCTCTCTAAGATTGAAGCCCTCGATTCTGAAGCTAGAAAGCACGGTTATACTATAGTGCTTAGTGTCGGATTAGCTCCAGGATTGACTAATTTGTTAGTTAGCTGA
- a CDS encoding DUF5676 family membrane protein, whose protein sequence is MKSNIQPRNNHRISRFLVMKLNVRSLFIATAAITGVVYVICFLFILIAPQSTMAFFSYIIHIDLTNLPLLVNWGSFIVGILFWSLGTAFYTALIVWLYNRFLVKSKIRDV, encoded by the coding sequence ATGAAATCCAACATTCAACCCAGAAATAATCATCGTATTAGCAGATTTTTGGTGATGAAGCTCAATGTGCGATCGCTTTTTATAGCTACTGCTGCCATAACGGGCGTAGTCTATGTAATCTGCTTCCTGTTTATTTTAATAGCACCCCAGTCAACTATGGCTTTTTTCAGCTATATAATTCACATCGACTTGACCAATCTACCCTTACTAGTTAATTGGGGCAGTTTTATTGTCGGTATTCTATTTTGGTCATTGGGAACTGCTTTTTACACTGCTTTAATAGTTTGGCTTTATAACCGTTTTTTAGTCAAATCGAAAATTCGAGATGTATAG
- a CDS encoding MerR family DNA-binding protein, which produces MLTKNNNLLFIGQVAAQSGIPIQTIRYYDELGLLKLSGRSRGGFRQFSEEVFSRLAFIKQAQRLGLSLEEVGELLRICEQRKPLSCGVKQKLKDKICEIDCQIEQLKRLQGELKSFLSE; this is translated from the coding sequence ATGTTAACCAAAAACAATAACCTACTGTTTATCGGTCAGGTAGCCGCTCAAAGCGGTATTCCCATTCAAACAATTCGCTATTATGATGAACTAGGTTTACTAAAATTATCTGGGCGAAGCAGAGGCGGCTTTCGACAGTTTTCAGAAGAAGTATTTTCTCGTCTAGCTTTTATCAAGCAGGCTCAAAGACTGGGTCTTAGCCTTGAGGAAGTTGGAGAGCTTCTTAGAATCTGCGAGCAAAGAAAACCTCTGAGCTGTGGGGTCAAACAGAAGCTGAAAGACAAAATCTGCGAAATTGACTGCCAGATTGAGCAGTTAAAACGTTTACAAGGCGAGTTAAAAAGTTTCCTTTCAGAGTAG
- a CDS encoding HAMP domain-containing histidine kinase has product MNQNSIFRSTRWRLTAIYTGVIGLLLTICGFGVWEAIAESHQGSIEVKSELGKGSTFTIKLPTSN; this is encoded by the coding sequence ATGAACCAAAATAGTATATTTCGTTCGACTCGCTGGCGGCTGACAGCTATCTATACTGGGGTAATAGGTTTGCTACTAACTATCTGTGGGTTTGGGGTTTGGGAAGCGATCGCCGAGTCTCACCAAGGCAGTATTGAAGTTAAAAGCGAGCTAGGCAAGGGCAGTACGTTTACAATCAAGCTTCCAACTAGCAATTAG
- a CDS encoding heavy metal translocating P-type ATPase yields the protein MQHQHTRHTQEHKHQHNHHDRESHGGHDKHAGHSPEMFKNRFFICLVLTIPVLYFSPAFQAWFNYQAIQFPGSNWINPILATVIYFYGGWVFIRGAWREIKGKIGMMTLISLAITVAFVYSLAVTFGLEGEPFFWELVTLIDIMLLGHWIEMASVQGASRALEQLAKLMPSTAHRLIGSEIEDVPLEELREGDLILIRPGEQIPIDGVVVEGASSANEAFLTGESRPVNKREGDEVVTGAVNGEGALKAEVIRTGDQTALSQIMRLVEEAQNSRSKYQVLADKAAYWLTLIAIAVGTLTFVVWLPTNEGLVFAINRTVTVLVIACPHALGLAIPLVIVNGTAIAAKNGILVRNREAFERAKTIKYAAFDKTGTLTEGRFGVQRIYTEGLSDEQALAIATALESLSEHPLAHAIVEAAQQQRVQPATVSDFKAVPGMGVEGIIDGKTYRVGRPEWPKELGFYFSPELERGLAKAESRGESVIALMDEEQTLALFALADRVRDSARKLVHSLDSIGVQAAMITGDAKAVAQAVATDLGIKRYYARVLPQDKVRIVKELKAEGGTVFTGDGINDAPALLEADLGVAIGAGTNVAIESADLVLVKDNPLDVGRALKLGKATNNKMIQNLFWATGYNVIAIPLAAGVAYPLGFVLSPAVGAVFMSLSTVIVSINAVTLRRVKLN from the coding sequence ATGCAGCATCAACATACTCGCCATACTCAGGAACACAAACACCAACACAATCATCACGATCGTGAAAGTCACGGAGGACACGATAAGCACGCGGGACACAGTCCCGAGATGTTCAAAAATCGCTTTTTTATCTGTCTAGTTCTAACCATTCCCGTACTTTACTTTTCTCCAGCCTTTCAAGCTTGGTTTAACTATCAAGCTATTCAGTTTCCAGGCTCGAACTGGATCAACCCCATCTTGGCGACCGTTATTTACTTTTACGGAGGTTGGGTCTTTATTCGAGGTGCGTGGCGGGAAATAAAAGGGAAAATCGGCATGATGACCCTAATTTCCCTAGCCATTACCGTTGCTTTTGTCTATAGTTTGGCAGTAACCTTCGGTTTGGAAGGGGAGCCATTTTTCTGGGAATTGGTCACCTTAATCGACATCATGTTACTGGGTCACTGGATTGAAATGGCATCAGTTCAGGGAGCCAGCCGTGCTTTAGAACAATTAGCCAAGCTAATGCCTTCGACAGCGCATCGACTGATAGGCAGTGAGATTGAAGATGTCCCTTTAGAGGAACTTCGTGAAGGAGATCTGATCTTGATTCGTCCTGGGGAGCAAATTCCCATTGATGGGGTTGTTGTTGAAGGTGCATCAAGTGCTAACGAAGCTTTCCTCACTGGGGAATCTCGCCCAGTGAATAAACGGGAAGGAGATGAAGTCGTAACTGGTGCGGTCAACGGTGAGGGAGCCTTGAAAGCCGAAGTGATTCGGACTGGAGACCAGACTGCCCTCAGTCAGATTATGCGTTTGGTTGAAGAAGCTCAGAATTCGAGAAGTAAGTATCAGGTTCTGGCCGACAAAGCGGCTTATTGGTTAACCTTGATTGCCATTGCTGTAGGAACTTTGACCTTTGTAGTTTGGCTACCAACTAACGAGGGACTAGTGTTTGCGATTAATCGAACGGTTACCGTATTAGTTATTGCCTGTCCCCATGCCCTTGGATTGGCGATTCCTCTGGTGATTGTTAATGGAACTGCGATCGCTGCTAAAAATGGGATTCTCGTCCGTAACCGCGAAGCTTTCGAGCGAGCTAAAACGATTAAGTATGCTGCTTTCGATAAAACTGGTACTTTGACAGAAGGACGGTTTGGCGTACAGCGGATTTATACCGAAGGCTTAAGCGATGAGCAAGCTTTGGCAATTGCTACGGCATTAGAATCTCTCTCCGAACACCCCCTAGCTCATGCAATCGTAGAAGCAGCCCAACAACAAAGGGTTCAACCTGCTACCGTCAGCGATTTTAAAGCAGTGCCAGGCATGGGCGTAGAGGGAATAATTGACGGCAAAACTTACCGAGTAGGACGACCAGAGTGGCCCAAAGAGCTGGGGTTCTATTTTTCTCCCGAACTCGAACGTGGTTTGGCAAAAGCAGAATCTAGAGGTGAAAGCGTCATTGCTTTAATGGATGAAGAGCAAACCCTAGCTTTGTTTGCCTTGGCAGATCGGGTACGCGATAGTGCCAGAAAATTAGTCCACAGTCTAGATTCGATTGGCGTTCAAGCAGCGATGATTACAGGGGATGCTAAGGCAGTGGCCCAGGCTGTTGCTACTGACTTGGGTATCAAGCGTTATTACGCTCGGGTTTTGCCCCAGGACAAAGTACGAATTGTGAAAGAACTAAAAGCTGAAGGAGGCACAGTCTTTACAGGAGATGGGATCAACGATGCTCCTGCTCTATTAGAAGCCGATCTGGGAGTTGCCATCGGTGCGGGAACGAACGTAGCCATTGAATCTGCCGATTTGGTTTTAGTTAAGGATAACCCGCTGGATGTAGGGCGAGCCTTAAAACTTGGCAAGGCAACCAATAACAAAATGATACAGAATTTGTTCTGGGCAACGGGCTATAACGTTATTGCCATCCCTTTGGCAGCTGGTGTTGCTTATCCCTTGGGCTTTGTGCTCTCCCCCGCAGTAGGAGCTGTATTTATGAGTCTTTCTACTGTGATTGTGTCCATCAATGCAGTGACCCTGCGCCGAGTGAAGTTGAATTAG
- a CDS encoding polyphosphate kinase 2 family protein, with product MKHEDFIVAPGTKIALKQYDSEYIGHFKHKSEAKHELQEHIEHLTKHQEVLYAQNTFALLIVFQAMDAAGKDSTIKYVMSGVNPQGCQVFSFRVPSAEELDHDYLWRYVKALPERGRIGIFNRSYYEEVLVVRVHPELLNRQQLPPEVKTDRIWESRFEEINNFEKYLSQNGIIILKFFLNVSKEEQKSRFLDRINRPEKNWKFSDIKERAYWDKYMHAYEELFNHTSTVYAPWYIIPADRKWFTRLVVADIICNRLASLKLSYPKVSEVDKKQLLKAKEKLENN from the coding sequence ATGAAACATGAGGACTTTATCGTTGCTCCTGGTACCAAGATCGCACTGAAGCAATATGACTCAGAGTATATAGGACATTTCAAACATAAGTCTGAAGCTAAACATGAACTACAAGAACACATTGAGCATCTGACAAAGCATCAAGAGGTTCTTTATGCCCAAAATACCTTTGCATTGCTGATCGTTTTTCAAGCCATGGATGCTGCTGGCAAAGACAGTACGATCAAATATGTGATGTCAGGGGTCAATCCACAAGGATGCCAGGTATTTAGCTTTAGAGTCCCCTCTGCTGAAGAACTGGATCATGACTATCTTTGGCGCTATGTGAAGGCATTACCAGAACGAGGGAGAATTGGGATTTTCAATCGTTCGTATTACGAGGAAGTCCTTGTCGTGCGCGTTCATCCAGAATTACTGAATAGACAACAGTTACCGCCAGAGGTGAAAACCGATCGGATCTGGGAATCTCGCTTTGAGGAGATTAATAATTTTGAAAAATATCTTTCACAAAATGGCATTATTATTCTTAAATTCTTCCTGAATGTTTCTAAGGAGGAGCAAAAAAGCCGATTTCTAGACCGTATCAATAGACCAGAAAAAAATTGGAAGTTTTCTGACATTAAGGAACGGGCTTATTGGGATAAATATATGCATGCTTATGAAGAGCTCTTTAATCACACCAGTACTGTGTATGCTCCTTGGTATATCATCCCAGCCGATCGCAAATGGTTTACGCGTCTTGTAGTTGCTGACATTATCTGCAACAGATTAGCATCACTAAAATTATCCTATCCAAAA